A genomic segment from Toxotes jaculatrix isolate fToxJac2 chromosome 6, fToxJac2.pri, whole genome shotgun sequence encodes:
- the LOC121183904 gene encoding prostaglandin E2 receptor EP4 subtype-like yields the protein MRLPEKTRLLTSYLMLQEVAEEMRSHIHSRPKEVSLTNGSLWVYVAMESPNFTHGSVSPNETVVQPSHGARRHTEIALPIFMFAGGAIGNLIAIIVLSVSRQERKSSAFYTLVCGLAVTDLLGTCLASPITIANYLDQHVLEDVHVCEFHSFLLLFFGLTGLSIICAMAAERYLAICCPYTYQRWGVDRRFAQKFLFFIYISHIFFCCLPMMGMAESELQSSKTWCFIDWKTHEPAAAAYSVLYGVVSLLLILGTIVLNCAVCGSLLLMRQRTVQRPVTRASVRERWRALSSAAETQMMAVLVMTSAVVLACSAPLVIRLFANRFTQKNDTTADLAAIRIASVNPILDPWIYILLRRSLFRRLLGLSRQSSSTRSTSSSTPQRNLFYPDIMRDRHVFTQLMCSANIITQLPATVKFTPCDTESLHQT from the exons ATGAGGCTACCAGAGAAGACACGACTGCTGACTTCTTATCTCATGTTGCAGGAGGTTGCGGAGGAAATGCGCTCCCACATCCACAGCAGACCAAAGGAAGTATCACTGACAAACGGCAGTCTGTGGGTGTATGTGGCGATGGAAAGCCCGAATTTTACGCACGGATCCGTCTCCCCAAACGAAACGGTGGTTCAGCCTTCACACGGGGCCAGGCGCCACACAGAAATCGCTTTACCGATTTTTATGTTTGCTGGAGGCGCCATTGGGAATTTAATTGCAATAATCGTTCTTTCGGTATCAAGACAGGAGAGGAAATCTTCAGCTTTCTACACGCTGGTGTGCGGTCTGGCGGTGACGGACCTGCTGGGCACCTGTCTGGCCAGTCCCATCACTATAGCCAACTACCTGGACCAGCACGTACTGGAAGACGTGCACGTCTGCGAGTTTCactcatttttgttgttgtttttcggTTTAACAGGACTGAGCATTATTTGCGCCATGGCAGCGGAGCGGTACTTGGCGATATGCTGCCCCTACACCTACCAGCGGTGGGGGGTGGACAGACGCTTTGCGCAAaagtttcttttcttcatttacatcagtcacattttcttctgctgccTCCCGATGATGGGGATGGCGGAGAGCGAGCTGCAGTCGTCGAAAACCTGGTGCTTCATCGACTGGAAGACACACGAGCCGGCGGCCGCCGCTTACTCCGTCCTCTACGGCGTCGTCAGCCTGCTGCTCATCCTGGGGACCATAGTGCTGAACTGTGCGGTGTGCGGATCGCTGCTGCTGATGCGACAGAGGACCGTGCAGAGGCCCGTCACCAGAGCCAGCGTCcgggagaggtggagggctcTGTCCTCGGCCGCAGAGACGCAGATGATGGCGGTGCTGGTGATGACCTCCGCGGTGGTTCTGGCCTGTTCAGCCCCGCTCGTG ATCCGTTTGTTTGCCAACCGCTTCACGCAGAAAAATGACACTACAGCTGACCTGGCTGCCATCAGAATTGCCTCTGTTAACCCCATCCTCGACCCCTGGATCTACATCCTCCTCAGGAGGTCTCTGTTTCGACGACTGCTCGGTTTatccagacagagcagcagcactcGCAGTACTTCCTCCTCCACACCGCAAAGGAATCTGTTTTATCCTGATATCATGAGGGACAGACACGTGTTCACGCAGCTGATGTGCAGCGCGAACATCATCACTCAGCTGCCTGCTACTGTCAAATTCACTccgtgtgacacagagagcctCCACCAGACTTAA